The proteins below are encoded in one region of Amycolatopsis acidiphila:
- a CDS encoding S-adenosylmethionine:tRNA ribosyltransferase-isomerase, which translates to MTIPFTLPPDSEAGRPPERRGLRRDGVRLLVARPGGIEHRRFRDVAELLEPGDLVVVNTSATLPAALDAVRDNGSPAPVHVSTPLDDGDWVVEVRRTDASGPDLSLRAGERLGLPGGVTLTLVGPYLSARLWRASVSPKVSAQHYLPEHGRPIGYGYLTGRFPLRDYQTVYATEPGSAEMASAGRPFTEPLLVRLMARGVIVAPVLLHAGVSSPELHEPPNAERFAVPAATARLVDVVRAAGQRVVAVGTTVVRALESAAGPDGAMHAASGWTELVLGPDRPARVVGGLVTGLHVPEASHLLLLEAVAGRRLVEAAYAAAVERRYLWHEFGDSTLFLP; encoded by the coding sequence ATGACCATCCCCTTCACGCTCCCGCCGGACAGCGAGGCGGGTCGTCCGCCGGAACGACGCGGCCTGCGGCGCGACGGCGTGCGGCTGCTCGTCGCCCGCCCGGGTGGGATCGAGCACCGGCGCTTCCGCGACGTGGCCGAGCTGCTCGAACCCGGCGACCTGGTCGTGGTGAACACCTCGGCGACCCTGCCCGCCGCCCTGGACGCGGTGCGGGACAACGGAAGTCCGGCGCCCGTGCACGTGTCCACGCCGCTGGACGACGGCGACTGGGTGGTCGAGGTGCGCCGGACCGACGCGAGCGGGCCGGACCTCTCGCTGCGGGCGGGCGAACGCCTGGGCCTGCCGGGCGGGGTCACCTTGACGCTCGTCGGGCCGTACCTCTCGGCGCGGCTGTGGCGGGCGAGCGTGTCGCCGAAGGTGTCCGCACAGCACTATCTGCCCGAACACGGGCGGCCGATCGGCTACGGCTACCTCACCGGCCGGTTCCCGTTGCGGGACTACCAGACCGTGTACGCCACCGAGCCCGGCAGCGCCGAGATGGCCAGCGCCGGGCGCCCGTTCACCGAGCCCCTGCTCGTGCGCCTGATGGCCCGCGGGGTCATCGTCGCCCCCGTCCTGCTGCACGCCGGGGTGTCGAGCCCGGAGCTGCACGAACCGCCGAACGCGGAACGGTTCGCCGTGCCCGCGGCGACCGCGCGGCTGGTGGACGTGGTGCGCGCGGCCGGGCAGCGGGTGGTCGCGGTGGGCACCACCGTCGTGCGAGCCCTGGAGAGCGCGGCGGGACCGGACGGCGCGATGCACGCGGCGAGCGGCTGGACCGAGCTGGTGCTCGGCCCGGACCGTCCCGCTCGCGTGGTCGGCGGGCTGGTCACCGGGCTGCACGTGCCCGAGGCGAGCCACCTCCTGCTGCTGGAGGCCGTCGCCGGGCGGCGCCTCGTCGAGGCGGCCTACGCTGCGGCCGTCGAGCGCCGGTACCTGTGGCACGAGTTCGGCGACTCGACCCTCTTCCTGCCGTGA
- a CDS encoding ArsR/SmtB family transcription factor, producing MDAVFRALADPSRRRLLDSLNERNGQSLSELCAGLTMTRQAVTKHLAVLEGARLVAIVRRGREKLHHLNAEPINEIAERWISSYHREHAHALADLKRALEDDIVSRTEFFYVTYIRTTPEQLWRALTEPEFTLRYWGAELKSDWQPGSPILWREGDGDYRDLDQVVLTAEPPRVLSYTWHNYQPQHAELFGWSDEQLAVLQQEKRSKVTFEIEPAGEASKLTVRHDGFDTETEMLKALSGGWPVILSNLKTLLETGEVLPEAAPAPASAESLRRG from the coding sequence CTGGACGCGGTCTTCCGGGCGCTGGCGGATCCGAGCAGGCGGCGCCTGCTGGACAGCCTCAACGAGCGCAACGGCCAGAGCCTGAGCGAGCTGTGCGCGGGGCTGACCATGACCCGGCAGGCCGTGACGAAGCACCTGGCGGTGCTCGAAGGGGCGCGGCTCGTCGCGATCGTGCGGCGGGGCAGGGAGAAGTTGCACCACCTCAACGCCGAGCCCATCAACGAGATCGCCGAACGCTGGATCAGCAGTTACCACCGCGAGCACGCGCATGCGCTGGCGGACCTGAAACGAGCACTGGAGGACGACATCGTGAGCCGTACCGAGTTCTTCTACGTGACCTACATCCGCACGACGCCCGAGCAGCTGTGGCGGGCGCTGACCGAGCCCGAGTTCACCCTGCGCTACTGGGGCGCGGAGCTGAAGTCCGACTGGCAGCCGGGCTCCCCGATCCTCTGGCGCGAGGGCGATGGCGACTACCGGGACCTCGACCAGGTCGTGCTGACCGCGGAGCCGCCGCGGGTGTTGTCCTACACCTGGCACAACTACCAGCCGCAGCACGCGGAGCTCTTCGGCTGGAGCGACGAGCAGCTGGCGGTGCTGCAGCAGGAGAAGCGGTCCAAGGTGACATTCGAGATCGAGCCCGCCGGGGAGGCGTCGAAGCTGACCGTCCGGCACGACGGGTTCGACACGGAGACCGAGATGCTCAAGGCGCTCAGCGGCGGGTGGCCGGTGATCCTGTCGAACCTGAAGACCCTGCTCGAGACGGGCGAGGTCCTGCCGGAGGCGGCCCCGGCCCCCGCGTCGGCGGAGTCCCTCCGGCGGGGGTGA
- a CDS encoding replication-associated recombination protein A, producing MQDELFTVNPDLERPDPVGAPREPVVPAGSPLAVRMRPRSLDEVVGQQHLLREGAPLRRLVEGAAPASVLLYGPPGTGKTTLANLVSTVTGRRFVALSALSAGVKEVRGVIEEARRRRLYNSENTVLFIDEVHRFSKTQQDALLGAVEDRTVLLVAATTENPSFSVVSPLLSRSLVLQLRPLTDDDVRELIDRALADERGLGGELELTGEAEEHLVRLASGDARRALTALEAAADAAAATEHRTIDLATVESTVDKAAVRYDRDGDQHYDVISAFIKSIRGSDVDAALHYLARMIEAGEDPRFLARRLVVHASEDVGLADPTALQAAVAAAHAVQFIGMPEGRLALAQATIHLATAPKSNAVVTGIDSALADVRAGRIGTVPPHLRDGHYAGAAKLGNAQGYRYPHDVPEGVLPQQYPPDELVGQDYYNPTQRGAERTLAERVPRLRRTIRGE from the coding sequence GTGCAGGACGAACTCTTCACGGTGAACCCCGACCTCGAACGGCCCGATCCGGTCGGGGCGCCGCGGGAGCCGGTCGTGCCCGCCGGGTCGCCGCTGGCGGTGCGGATGCGGCCACGGTCGCTCGACGAGGTGGTGGGGCAGCAGCACCTGCTGCGCGAAGGCGCGCCCCTGCGGCGGCTGGTCGAAGGCGCGGCCCCGGCCTCGGTCCTGCTCTACGGCCCGCCCGGGACCGGAAAGACGACGCTGGCCAACCTCGTGTCCACGGTGACCGGGCGCCGGTTCGTGGCGCTCTCGGCGCTCTCGGCCGGGGTGAAAGAGGTGCGCGGGGTCATCGAGGAAGCGCGGCGGCGACGGCTGTACAACTCCGAGAACACCGTGCTGTTCATCGACGAGGTCCACCGGTTCTCCAAGACCCAGCAGGACGCGCTGCTCGGCGCGGTCGAGGACCGCACGGTGCTGCTGGTGGCCGCCACCACGGAGAACCCGTCGTTCTCGGTGGTCTCGCCCTTGCTCTCGCGGTCGCTGGTGCTGCAGCTGCGCCCGCTGACCGACGACGACGTCCGCGAGCTCATCGACCGCGCGCTGGCCGACGAACGCGGGCTGGGCGGGGAGCTGGAGCTGACCGGCGAAGCCGAGGAGCACCTGGTCCGGCTGGCCTCCGGGGACGCCCGCCGCGCGCTCACCGCGCTCGAGGCGGCCGCCGACGCCGCCGCGGCCACCGAGCACCGGACCATCGACCTGGCCACCGTCGAGTCCACAGTGGACAAAGCGGCGGTGCGCTACGACCGGGACGGCGACCAGCACTACGACGTCATCAGCGCGTTCATCAAGTCCATCCGCGGGTCCGATGTGGACGCCGCGCTGCACTACCTCGCGCGGATGATCGAGGCGGGGGAGGACCCGCGGTTCCTGGCGCGGCGCCTCGTCGTGCACGCCAGCGAGGACGTCGGCCTCGCCGACCCGACGGCGCTGCAGGCGGCCGTCGCCGCGGCGCACGCCGTGCAGTTCATCGGCATGCCCGAGGGCCGCCTCGCGCTGGCGCAGGCGACGATCCACCTGGCGACCGCGCCCAAGTCCAACGCCGTGGTGACGGGCATCGACAGCGCGCTGGCGGACGTCCGGGCCGGGCGCATCGGCACCGTCCCGCCGCACCTGCGCGACGGGCACTACGCGGGCGCGGCGAAGCTCGGCAACGCGCAGGGTTACCGGTATCCGCATGATGTGCCCGAGGGCGTCCTCCCGCAGCAGTACCCGCCGGACGAGCTGGTCGGGCAGGACTACTACAACCCGACGCAGCGTGGTGCCGAGCGCACGCTGGCCGAGCGGGTGCCGAGGCTGCGCCGCACGATCCGCGGCGAATGA
- a CDS encoding phosphotransferase: protein MTVDTSEEGTAGTAATNDPAVAAAVAAGEVVLEHRFGSAIALVEPEHLPGSGPATVVRARIASSPFGLPRTLVIKHYPDPAPKGAPDPFAQEAVSYQLFTALPAEDRMCPELLAHDGTQRVLVIDDLGHAPTLRDKLLGHDARAAERSLLSWARSLGRMHATTASREADFDALLRRLGGPVKHEDSAPVTACAQLPALIEEHVGVSTPASVRRFAEAACVRAKSLAYRAFSPVDLSPDNNLVTSGGVRFLDFERGRVRNALIDAAHLRVPFASCAEPLALPAGMSEAMVAAWRSEVVGVWPGLSDSDVLFTHLLDHQLLLVWVNTWRVLAGDGAKPAALVTWWRNLDADATRLGEDEIAAHAAAVAAGLDEHYGPGLALPLYPAFR from the coding sequence ATGACCGTGGACACTTCCGAAGAAGGCACAGCAGGCACGGCCGCGACCAACGATCCGGCCGTCGCGGCCGCGGTCGCGGCGGGCGAGGTCGTGCTCGAACACCGGTTCGGCAGCGCCATCGCCCTGGTCGAACCCGAGCACCTCCCGGGCAGCGGCCCGGCGACGGTCGTCCGCGCGAGAATCGCCTCCTCGCCCTTCGGGCTGCCCCGCACGCTGGTGATCAAGCACTACCCGGACCCGGCGCCGAAGGGGGCGCCCGACCCGTTCGCCCAGGAGGCCGTGAGCTACCAGCTGTTCACCGCGCTGCCCGCCGAGGACCGGATGTGCCCGGAGCTGCTGGCCCACGACGGGACGCAGCGGGTGCTGGTCATCGACGACCTGGGCCACGCGCCCACCCTGCGGGACAAGCTCCTCGGCCACGACGCCAGGGCGGCCGAGCGGTCGCTGCTGTCCTGGGCCCGGTCCCTCGGCCGGATGCACGCGACCACGGCCAGCCGCGAGGCCGACTTCGACGCGCTGCTGCGCCGGCTCGGCGGTCCGGTCAAGCACGAGGACAGCGCCCCGGTCACCGCGTGCGCCCAGCTGCCGGCGCTGATCGAGGAGCACGTCGGCGTGTCCACCCCGGCTTCGGTGCGCCGCTTCGCCGAAGCGGCGTGCGTGCGAGCGAAGTCGCTGGCCTACCGCGCGTTCAGCCCGGTGGACCTGAGCCCGGACAACAACCTGGTGACCAGCGGCGGCGTGCGGTTCCTGGACTTCGAGCGCGGCCGGGTGCGCAACGCGCTCATCGATGCCGCGCACCTGCGGGTGCCGTTCGCGTCCTGTGCCGAGCCGCTCGCGCTGCCGGCGGGGATGAGCGAGGCGATGGTCGCCGCGTGGCGTTCGGAGGTCGTCGGCGTCTGGCCGGGGCTGTCCGACAGCGACGTGCTGTTCACCCACCTGCTCGACCACCAGCTGCTGCTGGTCTGGGTGAACACCTGGCGCGTGCTGGCGGGCGACGGCGCGAAGCCGGCCGCCCTCGTCACATGGTGGCGCAACCTCGACGCCGATGCCACCCGGCTGGGCGAGGACGAGATCGCCGCGCACGCCGCCGCGGTCGCCGCCGGGCTCGACGAGCACTACGGTCCCGGGCTCGCGCTGCCGCTGTACCCAGCATTTCGGTAA
- the aspS gene encoding aspartate--tRNA ligase, whose amino-acid sequence MLRTHDAGTLRAEHAGQIVTLTGWVARRRDHGGVIFIDLRDASGVAQVVFREGEMAERAHQLRSEFCVRIVGEVGKRPEGNENAEIPTGAIEVLATGLEVLSESAVLPFPIDDRVDVGEEVRLKYRYLDLRRSGPAFNMRLRSETNRVAREVLHAQDFVEIETPTLTRSTPEGARDFLVPARLRPGSWYALPQSPQLFKQLLMVGGMERYYQIARCYRDEDFRADRQPEFTQLDIEMSFVEQDDVIRVGEDIVAALWKLIGHEVPRPITRMTYADAMSRYGTDKPDLRFGLELTELTDYFADTPFRVFQAPYVGAVVMPGGGGQPRRQLDAWQEWAKQRGAKGLAYVLIAEDGTLSGPVAKNISDSEREHLAAKVGAKPGDCVFFAAGTPSSARALLGAARVEIGHRLGLIDESEWSFVWVVDAPLFAPVEEIGDDVAVGAGRWTAVHHAFTSPNPEWIDKFESDPGNALAYAYDIVCNGNEIGGGSIRIHRADVQKRVFEVMGLSEEEAQEKFGFLLDAFQFGAPPHGGIAFGWDRITMLLAGAESLRDVIAFPKTGGGYDPLTAAPAPITEQQRKEAGIDARPPKPAGGAAGGDREGAAR is encoded by the coding sequence GTGCTTCGCACCCACGACGCCGGCACCCTGCGTGCCGAGCACGCCGGCCAGATCGTCACGCTCACCGGGTGGGTCGCCCGGCGGCGCGATCACGGCGGGGTGATCTTCATCGATCTGCGGGACGCCAGCGGGGTCGCGCAGGTCGTCTTCCGCGAGGGCGAGATGGCCGAGCGCGCGCACCAGCTGCGCTCCGAGTTCTGCGTGCGGATCGTCGGCGAGGTCGGCAAGCGGCCCGAGGGCAACGAGAACGCCGAGATCCCGACCGGCGCGATCGAGGTGCTCGCGACCGGGCTCGAGGTGCTGTCCGAGTCCGCCGTGCTGCCGTTCCCGATCGACGACCGGGTCGACGTCGGCGAGGAGGTGCGGCTGAAGTACCGCTACCTCGACCTGCGCCGCAGCGGGCCGGCGTTCAACATGCGCCTGCGCAGCGAGACCAACCGGGTCGCGCGCGAGGTGCTGCACGCGCAGGACTTCGTCGAGATCGAGACCCCGACGTTGACCCGGTCCACCCCCGAGGGCGCGCGCGACTTCCTGGTCCCGGCCCGGCTGCGGCCCGGCTCCTGGTACGCGCTGCCGCAGTCGCCGCAGCTGTTCAAGCAGCTGCTGATGGTCGGCGGCATGGAGCGGTACTACCAGATCGCGCGCTGCTACCGGGACGAGGACTTCCGCGCCGACCGCCAGCCGGAGTTCACCCAGCTCGACATCGAGATGAGCTTCGTCGAGCAGGACGACGTCATCAGGGTCGGCGAGGACATCGTCGCCGCGCTGTGGAAGCTGATCGGGCACGAGGTCCCGCGGCCCATCACGCGGATGACCTACGCCGACGCGATGTCCCGCTACGGCACCGACAAGCCGGACCTGCGCTTCGGCCTCGAGCTCACCGAGCTCACCGACTACTTCGCCGACACCCCGTTCCGGGTGTTCCAGGCGCCCTACGTCGGCGCCGTCGTGATGCCCGGAGGCGGCGGCCAGCCGCGCCGCCAGCTCGACGCGTGGCAGGAGTGGGCCAAGCAGCGTGGCGCGAAGGGCCTGGCCTACGTGCTGATCGCCGAGGACGGCACGCTCTCCGGTCCGGTCGCGAAGAACATCTCCGACAGCGAGCGCGAGCACCTCGCCGCCAAGGTCGGGGCCAAGCCGGGGGACTGCGTGTTCTTCGCCGCCGGCACGCCGAGCTCGGCCCGTGCGCTGCTCGGCGCCGCCCGCGTCGAGATCGGCCACCGCCTCGGCCTCATCGACGAGAGCGAGTGGTCGTTCGTGTGGGTGGTGGACGCACCGCTGTTCGCCCCGGTCGAGGAGATCGGCGACGATGTGGCGGTCGGCGCCGGCAGGTGGACCGCCGTGCACCACGCGTTCACCTCGCCGAACCCGGAGTGGATCGACAAGTTCGAGTCCGACCCGGGCAACGCGCTCGCCTACGCCTACGACATCGTCTGCAACGGCAACGAGATCGGCGGCGGCTCGATCCGTATCCACCGCGCCGACGTGCAGAAGCGCGTGTTCGAGGTGATGGGCCTGTCGGAGGAGGAGGCGCAGGAGAAGTTCGGCTTCCTGCTCGACGCCTTCCAGTTCGGCGCGCCGCCGCATGGCGGCATCGCCTTCGGCTGGGACCGGATCACCATGCTGCTGGCCGGTGCAGAGTCGCTGCGCGACGTCATCGCGTTCCCGAAGACCGGCGGCGGCTACGACCCGCTGACCGCCGCTCCGGCGCCCATCACCGAGCAGCAGCGCAAGGAGGCGGGCATCGACGCCCGGCCGCCGAAGCCGGCTGGAGGCGCTGCGGGCGGCGACCGCGAGGGAGCAGCGCGGTGA
- a CDS encoding SGNH/GDSL hydrolase family protein gives MLGDSTAVGLGDPVPGRGWRGVGPFVARALDVAPDGYLNTAFTGARMRCVRAEQLPAAAAHRPDVALVIAGMNDTLRSDFDAAAMAADLDHVVTTLRARGAVVVPVRFHDHGRVFRLPGPLSRALRARIEELNAAIDSVVARHRAPCLDLAALPGAYDLSSWSVDRLHPSELGHRMLARGLTGLLAEAGVAIVEPVSLVCSGGIRPRTVDHVGWLVVKGIPWLWRRGRDLLPYAAGIMAASAKQSYLGRHERQPAAIELELTAQEP, from the coding sequence GTGCTCGGCGACTCGACGGCCGTGGGGCTCGGCGATCCCGTGCCCGGCCGTGGCTGGCGCGGCGTCGGCCCCTTCGTGGCGCGGGCGCTGGACGTGGCGCCCGACGGCTACCTGAACACCGCCTTCACCGGCGCGCGGATGCGCTGCGTGCGTGCCGAGCAGCTGCCCGCGGCCGCCGCCCACCGGCCGGACGTGGCGCTGGTGATCGCCGGCATGAACGACACCCTGCGCTCGGATTTCGACGCCGCCGCGATGGCCGCGGACCTCGACCACGTCGTGACCACGTTGCGCGCGCGGGGCGCCGTGGTCGTCCCGGTGCGCTTCCACGACCACGGCCGGGTCTTCCGCCTGCCGGGCCCGCTTTCCCGCGCGCTGCGGGCGCGCATCGAGGAGCTGAACGCAGCGATCGACAGCGTGGTCGCCCGCCACCGCGCGCCGTGCCTGGACCTGGCGGCGCTGCCGGGCGCGTACGACCTGTCGTCGTGGAGCGTGGACCGGTTGCATCCCTCCGAGCTGGGGCACCGGATGCTGGCCCGCGGGCTGACCGGCCTGCTGGCCGAGGCGGGTGTCGCGATCGTGGAGCCGGTCAGCCTGGTGTGCTCGGGCGGGATCCGGCCGCGGACCGTGGATCACGTCGGCTGGCTCGTGGTGAAAGGCATCCCGTGGCTGTGGCGGCGCGGCCGGGACCTGCTGCCGTACGCGGCGGGCATCATGGCCGCCTCGGCCAAGCAGTCCTACCTGGGCCGGCACGAGCGGCAGCCGGCCGCGATCGAGCTGGAGCTCACGGCGCAGGAGCCGTGA
- a CDS encoding DUF389 domain-containing protein, with protein MLHLRVISPAGSTEQALERLRAQPGTAHLVVHRGAALAPAGDLIEADVAREAADEVIDQLCGLDIDHHGGITLEAIDTALSDAADKAEEDAPGESADAVVWEELLSTTGEESRLNATFQAFLVIACLLASVGVITDSPVTIVGAMVVGPEFGPLAAVALGLVLRRWDLLRRACLALAVGFPVAMVVTGLVTLLSEWVGLLDVTDFRSGHQAVDFVYDVGWYSLIVALLAGAAGMLAMTSAKSAALVGVFISVTTVPAAGYAAVAAVTGDWARSLQSLGQLVVNLLGIVAAAAVVLALRRRGQRVRAAGRSLSTG; from the coding sequence GTGCTGCACCTTCGGGTGATCAGCCCGGCGGGAAGCACCGAGCAGGCACTCGAGCGGCTGCGCGCGCAGCCGGGCACGGCGCACCTGGTCGTGCACCGCGGTGCCGCGCTCGCCCCCGCCGGTGACCTGATCGAGGCGGACGTCGCCCGCGAGGCGGCCGACGAGGTCATCGACCAGCTGTGCGGGCTCGACATCGACCACCACGGCGGGATCACGCTGGAGGCGATCGACACCGCGCTCTCGGACGCGGCCGACAAGGCCGAGGAGGACGCGCCGGGGGAGAGCGCCGACGCGGTGGTCTGGGAGGAGCTGCTCAGCACGACGGGCGAGGAGTCGCGGCTGAACGCCACGTTCCAGGCGTTCCTCGTCATCGCGTGCCTGCTCGCGTCGGTCGGGGTGATCACCGACTCGCCGGTGACGATCGTCGGCGCGATGGTCGTGGGCCCCGAGTTCGGGCCGCTCGCGGCCGTCGCCCTGGGCCTGGTGCTGCGCCGGTGGGACCTGCTGCGCCGCGCGTGCCTGGCGCTCGCCGTGGGCTTCCCGGTCGCGATGGTCGTGACGGGGCTGGTGACCCTGCTCAGCGAGTGGGTCGGACTGCTGGACGTGACCGACTTCCGGTCCGGGCACCAGGCCGTGGACTTCGTCTACGACGTGGGCTGGTACTCGCTGATCGTCGCGCTGCTGGCGGGCGCGGCCGGCATGCTCGCGATGACCTCGGCGAAGTCCGCCGCGCTGGTGGGGGTGTTCATCTCGGTCACCACCGTGCCGGCGGCCGGCTACGCCGCCGTCGCGGCCGTCACCGGGGACTGGGCGCGCTCGTTGCAGTCGTTGGGGCAGCTCGTGGTGAACCTGCTCGGCATCGTCGCGGCCGCGGCGGTGGTACTCGCCCTGCGCCGCCGGGGGCAACGGGTGCGCGCAGCCGGACGATCGCTTTCCACGGGCTGA
- a CDS encoding intein-containing Rv2578c family radical SAM protein, producing MRWDSQRAGTDPQQALLGLDGLVRSVRSPEFAGVTFHEVRARSVLNRVPGESAVPFRWTVNPYRGCSHSCVYCLGGDTPVLMGDGRTKPLAGLEPGDQIYGTEDGRYVRTKVLAHWQTRKPAYRLRLADGTELVASGDHRFLGEHGWVHVQELRGGERLMGTGRFATAPEETAGYRAGYLAAMSGDNRRRLALGNSDVLDRTARYLAEAAATAGRQTADDWRKGFLAGTFDADGSCGEGTVRVTSARADTIEGFSSALEHFGFGFAVEGEGVRVVRLSGGLAEQLRFFHATGAATTRKLSLDGLPVEPGHAVASIEPLGAEEPLYDITTGTGDFIANGVVSHNCFARNTHTYLEFDAGHDFDTQVVVKINAPEVLATQLRRPGWQREHVAMGTNTDPYQRAEGRYQLMPGIIRALAGSGTPFSILTKGTTMSRDIPLLQAAAKQVDVGLGVSIALLDRELQRRVEPGTPSPQARLELVRRLRDAGLPCGVMIAPVLPGLTDSTEQLDELLSAVADAGATSATVLALHLRPGAREWYAQWLAREYPELVPRYREIYGRGSYAGGRYRRVLAARVGPLLRRHGFARDQNEAGHRVPEPREAAPAPEPEQMKLL from the coding sequence ATGAGGTGGGACAGCCAACGCGCGGGCACCGACCCGCAACAGGCCCTGCTGGGGCTCGACGGACTGGTGCGCTCGGTCCGGTCGCCGGAGTTCGCCGGCGTGACGTTCCACGAGGTCCGGGCCCGCTCGGTGCTCAACCGGGTGCCCGGCGAGTCGGCCGTCCCGTTCCGCTGGACCGTCAACCCCTACCGCGGCTGCAGCCATTCCTGCGTCTACTGCCTGGGCGGGGACACCCCGGTCCTGATGGGCGACGGCCGCACGAAACCGCTGGCCGGCCTGGAGCCCGGCGACCAGATCTACGGCACCGAGGACGGACGGTACGTGCGCACGAAGGTCCTCGCGCACTGGCAGACCCGCAAGCCCGCCTACCGCCTCCGCCTCGCCGACGGCACCGAGCTGGTCGCCAGTGGCGACCACCGGTTCCTCGGCGAGCACGGCTGGGTGCACGTGCAGGAGCTACGCGGCGGCGAGCGGCTGATGGGCACCGGCCGCTTCGCGACGGCGCCGGAGGAGACGGCCGGATACCGCGCCGGGTACCTCGCCGCGATGAGCGGGGACAACCGCCGCCGCCTCGCGCTGGGAAACTCCGACGTGCTGGACCGGACCGCCCGCTACCTCGCCGAGGCCGCGGCCACGGCGGGCCGGCAAACGGCGGATGACTGGCGAAAGGGGTTTCTCGCCGGCACCTTCGACGCGGACGGCAGCTGCGGCGAGGGCACGGTCCGGGTGACGAGCGCGCGGGCGGACACCATCGAGGGGTTCTCCTCGGCGCTCGAGCACTTCGGCTTCGGCTTCGCGGTCGAGGGGGAAGGCGTGCGGGTCGTCCGGCTGAGCGGTGGGCTCGCCGAACAGCTGAGGTTCTTCCACGCGACCGGCGCGGCCACCACACGCAAGCTGTCCCTGGACGGGTTGCCGGTCGAGCCGGGCCACGCGGTCGCCTCGATCGAACCGCTCGGCGCCGAGGAGCCGCTCTACGACATCACCACCGGCACCGGCGACTTCATCGCCAACGGCGTCGTCAGCCACAACTGCTTCGCCCGCAACACCCACACCTACCTGGAGTTCGACGCCGGCCACGACTTCGACACCCAGGTGGTCGTGAAGATCAACGCGCCGGAGGTGCTCGCCACCCAGCTCCGGCGACCGGGCTGGCAGCGCGAGCACGTCGCGATGGGCACGAACACCGACCCGTACCAGCGTGCCGAAGGCCGCTACCAGCTGATGCCCGGCATCATCCGCGCCCTCGCCGGGTCGGGCACGCCGTTCTCGATCCTCACCAAGGGCACCACGATGAGCCGCGACATCCCGCTCCTGCAGGCCGCCGCGAAGCAGGTCGACGTCGGCCTCGGCGTCTCCATCGCGCTGCTCGACCGCGAGCTGCAACGCCGCGTCGAACCGGGCACCCCGAGCCCGCAGGCCCGGCTCGAGCTGGTGCGGCGGCTGCGGGACGCCGGGCTGCCCTGCGGGGTGATGATCGCGCCGGTGCTGCCCGGGCTGACCGACTCCACCGAGCAGCTCGACGAGCTGCTCTCGGCGGTCGCCGACGCCGGGGCGACGAGCGCGACCGTGCTCGCGCTGCACCTGCGGCCCGGCGCGCGCGAGTGGTACGCGCAGTGGCTCGCCCGCGAGTATCCGGAGCTGGTGCCGCGCTACCGCGAGATCTACGGCCGGGGCAGCTACGCGGGCGGGCGTTACCGGCGGGTGCTCGCCGCGCGCGTGGGCCCCTTGCTGCGGCGGCACGGCTTCGCCCGCGACCAGAACGAGGCCGGGCACCGCGTCCCGGAGCCGCGCGAGGCCGCCCCCGCGCCCGAGCCGGAACAGATGAAGCTGCTGTAG